From the genome of Chloroflexota bacterium:
AGTCACTTTGACTGGCTCGTTCGCTTTGCCGATGCGATTGAAAGTATTCCGACGTTGCTGTTCGCCGCGCTCTTGTTCGGCATCGCGCTCGTGCCCACGCGATTCGATGTGTGGCTCGCGTTCGTCGTGTGGTTGTTCTTTCTCGGCGATTGGCTTTTGATTGCCGCGTTGCCGCGCGCCGGCAAATCATTCGGACCGGCGAAACCGCCGATGATCGTGCTCGCGACGATGCGCGCGGTATTTGCCGCATTGCCGCTGCCGTTCAACCTCATCGCGCAAGTGATCGGTACTGCGCTCGTCGTCTATGGTTTTTGGTTCGAGCCGCATCGCTTACGTGTGACGCGCCAGGTCTTGCAAACAGCGAAACTCAAAACGAACGGACGACCTTTGCGCGTATTGCATCTCGGCGATCTTCACGTCGAGCGGATCACCGCGCGCGAACGCGAATTGATCGCGCAAACGCGCGCGCTCGCACCGGATGTGATTTTGTTTTCCGGCGATTTTCTGAATCTGTCGAACATCGAAGACCCGATTGCGTGGGAACATACGCGCGAGATTTTGCGCGAGTTGCGCGCGCCGCTCGGCGTGTTCGCGGTGACGGGCAGTCCGCCGGTGGACCCGCCCGACGTCGTCGAAAAACTGCTCGACGGGTTGCCGATTCGTTGGCTGCGTGATGAGCGCGTTTCGCTGGAGTTTGAACGACAACGCGTGGATGTCGTCGGCATTACGTGCACGCACAAGCCGCACGTGGACGGCGCTACGCTCGATGCAATCTTGCACGGTGACCCGGACGATCTAACGATTCTGCTTTATCACTCGCCCGATCTCGCGCCGGTCGCGGCGGAGCAGGGCGTGGATTTGCAATTGTCCGGGCACACGCACGGCGGTCAAGTTCGCATTCCGTTTTTCGGCGCGATTTATACGGCATCGCTGTACGGCAAACAGTTCGAGGTCGGGCGGCATCATATCGGCGCGTTCACGTTGTACGTCACGCGTGGCATCGGACTCGAAGGCAAGGGCGCGCCGCGTGTCCGGTTCTTGTGTCCGCCGGAAATGATTCTGTGGGAAATTCAGGGTGAAAGATGAGCGACCAAGAAATCTTCGCGGACGCGTTGTGGCAGTTTTATGAAATCGGGCGCGCGGACTTGCGCGTCGAACGCGACGATGGATACGCAAGCATAGAAAATATCGCGTGGTACTTTACGACGCATCGCGAATTTCTGCCGATTGAAAAAGCCGCGTTGAAATTCGCGCGCGGGCGCGTGTTGGACGCAGGGTGCGGCGCGGGGCGGCACAGTTTGTACTTGCAGAGACGCGGTTTACGCGTGACCGCGCTGGATGTATCGCCGCGCATCGTCGAGTTGGCGCGCGTGCGCGGGGTGCGCGATGCGAGATGCGCGAATCTTTGCGGCAAACTGCCGTTGCGCGCGAGCGAATTCGACACGGTCATTTTGTTCGGTAACAACCTGGGAATCTGCGGCACAGTCGCCAAGTTTCGCCGAATGTTGCGCGAGTTGCATCGCGTCACGTCGCCACGCGGACGCATTCTCGCGACGACGCGCATGCCGAGCACGACGAATCCATGGCACAAGCGTTACTTGGAACGCAACCTCGGGCGC
Proteins encoded in this window:
- a CDS encoding class I SAM-dependent methyltransferase yields the protein MSDQEIFADALWQFYEIGRADLRVERDDGYASIENIAWYFTTHREFLPIEKAALKFARGRVLDAGCGAGRHSLYLQRRGLRVTALDVSPRIVELARVRGVRDARCANLCGKLPLRASEFDTVILFGNNLGICGTVAKFRRMLRELHRVTSPRGRILATTRMPSTTNPWHKRYLERNLGRGRALGQIRLRLMLNGRRGAWFDLLLLAPTDLMPIAAQAGWKIAQVFAEGNFEDGYSVVLEKM